In Candidatus Thermoplasmatota archaeon, the following are encoded in one genomic region:
- a CDS encoding 2Fe-2S iron-sulfur cluster-binding protein codes for MPHGSVPAVIRLTVDGRRVEVPPGSTILDACRKLGVGIPTLCYHPRLPLAGACRVCMVAVEGSRVLVPSCARAAEDGMVVTTQDGAKDARQTVLELLLADHPSPCKKTLVPEGCELENLARAEGAVASRFARTAQPREVDLSNAAIAFDPSACILCFRCVRACDDVQVNEVIGVQGRGFSGTIAFDLGDPMGKSSCVTCGECVQACPTGALVEKTVHALSAPVSPARVDTVCPYCGVGCKITYEVVGNAILRGIGHEEGPANRGRLCVKGRFGFDYTAHRERLTTPLVRREGVAKGPLGNRRVEDVFRPASWDEALDLVARRLATIKDRHGPTALAGFASAKCTNEDNYVFQKWVRACLGTPHIDHCTRLCHASSVYALQTALGTGSMTNAIDDIADAEVMLVTGSNTTENHPVP; via the coding sequence TTGCCCCACGGGAGCGTGCCGGCCGTGATCCGCCTCACGGTGGACGGCCGTCGGGTCGAGGTGCCGCCGGGGTCCACGATCCTCGATGCCTGCCGCAAGCTTGGCGTCGGCATCCCTACGCTCTGCTACCACCCCCGCCTGCCGTTGGCGGGCGCCTGCCGCGTGTGCATGGTGGCCGTCGAAGGGTCGCGCGTGCTCGTTCCCTCGTGCGCGCGCGCGGCCGAGGACGGCATGGTCGTCACGACCCAGGACGGCGCCAAGGACGCGCGCCAAACGGTCCTCGAGCTTCTTTTGGCCGACCATCCGTCGCCGTGCAAGAAGACGCTTGTCCCGGAGGGCTGCGAGCTCGAGAATCTCGCGCGCGCGGAAGGCGCCGTCGCCTCCCGCTTCGCGCGCACGGCGCAGCCGCGCGAGGTCGACCTCTCGAATGCAGCCATCGCCTTCGATCCCTCCGCGTGCATCCTCTGCTTCCGCTGCGTGCGAGCGTGCGACGACGTGCAGGTGAACGAGGTGATCGGCGTGCAGGGCCGCGGCTTCTCAGGCACGATCGCCTTCGACCTTGGCGACCCGATGGGCAAATCGTCCTGCGTGACCTGCGGGGAGTGCGTGCAGGCGTGCCCGACCGGCGCGCTCGTGGAGAAGACCGTGCACGCGCTCTCCGCGCCCGTCTCGCCCGCGCGCGTCGACACCGTTTGCCCCTACTGCGGCGTCGGATGCAAGATCACCTACGAGGTCGTGGGCAACGCGATCCTTCGCGGCATCGGACACGAGGAGGGGCCGGCCAACCGGGGGCGGCTGTGCGTGAAGGGCCGCTTCGGCTTCGACTACACGGCCCACCGGGAGCGCCTGACGACGCCCCTGGTCCGTCGCGAGGGCGTCGCGAAGGGGCCGCTCGGGAACCGCCGCGTGGAGGACGTGTTTCGACCGGCGAGCTGGGACGAGGCGCTCGACCTCGTCGCGCGGCGGCTGGCGACGATCAAGGATCGGCACGGGCCGACGGCGCTTGCCGGCTTCGCGTCGGCCAAGTGCACCAACGAGGACAACTACGTCTTTCAGAAATGGGTGCGGGCTTGCCTCGGCACGCCCCACATCGACCACTGCACGCGCCTGTGCCACGCGAGCAGCGTGTACGCGCTGCAGACCGCCCTTGGCACGGGCAGCATGACAAACGCGATCGACGACATCGCCGACGCCGAGGTCATGCTCGTCACCGGAAGCAACACGACCGAGAACCACCCCGTGCC
- a CDS encoding NADH-ubiquinone oxidoreductase-F iron-sulfur binding region domain-containing protein produces MASPWLTDEARSARHAAVAREAAAKFAAGAPLLECLHHVQDSLGFLPRLALEEFAFESRLAREQVWSAASFYSNFRAEPPPVVEARVCTSVACHLRGGTELQARLSVLAAKQPQDLGVKAAACLGACDQAPALLANGGLVSRADRLSGAELVAVREVPVPAYERLGAYRAGGGMRLFESLARERAFEPTIAALIGTGLRGMGGAGFSAGKKWEFVAKAQGSPKYVVVNADEGEPGTFKDRWILERTPHRMLEGMLAAMLCVGADQAWIYVREEYAAARRALAACLDELREARLLDAPLQNGRTLSARLVVGAGAYICGEETALLESIEGKRGEPRLKPPFPAQFGLFGKPTLINNVETLWWVPEALGDPETWKRSGTTAPGRKLYSVSGDVARPGVYELPLGTSLREIVAAAGGMEGDRALKAFFPGGISAGLLPASQQDVPMDFDALAKAGSMLGSGGVVVLDERRCVVDVAENCLSFFAHESCGKCTPCRVGTEKMLHAVREIRAGKASPPTYSLMEALSRTMAGASICGLGQTAFLPFTSGLRYFRQEYDEHLGGRCPTGACRP; encoded by the coding sequence ATGGCGAGCCCGTGGCTCACCGACGAAGCGCGCTCGGCCCGCCACGCTGCCGTCGCCCGCGAAGCCGCCGCGAAGTTCGCCGCCGGCGCGCCCCTTCTCGAATGCCTGCATCATGTCCAAGACTCGCTCGGATTCCTTCCACGCCTGGCGCTCGAGGAATTCGCCTTCGAATCGCGGCTTGCGCGCGAACAGGTCTGGAGCGCCGCCTCCTTCTACTCGAACTTCCGCGCGGAGCCGCCGCCGGTGGTCGAGGCGCGCGTCTGCACGAGCGTCGCCTGCCACCTGCGAGGCGGAACCGAGCTGCAGGCGCGCCTGTCGGTCCTCGCGGCAAAGCAGCCGCAGGACCTCGGCGTCAAGGCCGCAGCCTGTCTGGGCGCGTGCGATCAAGCGCCGGCCCTGTTGGCAAACGGAGGGCTCGTCTCGCGGGCCGACCGCCTCTCCGGCGCAGAGCTTGTTGCCGTCCGTGAGGTTCCGGTTCCCGCCTACGAGCGGTTGGGCGCCTACCGCGCGGGCGGAGGCATGCGGCTGTTCGAATCCCTCGCCCGCGAGCGCGCCTTTGAGCCTACGATCGCCGCGTTGATCGGGACGGGTCTTCGCGGCATGGGCGGAGCGGGCTTCTCGGCCGGAAAGAAGTGGGAGTTTGTCGCCAAGGCGCAAGGCTCGCCGAAGTATGTCGTCGTCAACGCAGACGAGGGCGAGCCGGGCACGTTCAAGGACCGCTGGATCCTGGAACGCACGCCGCACCGCATGCTCGAAGGGATGCTCGCTGCCATGCTCTGCGTCGGGGCCGACCAGGCGTGGATCTACGTGCGCGAGGAATACGCCGCCGCTCGGCGCGCGCTTGCCGCCTGCCTGGACGAGCTGCGCGAAGCTCGTCTGCTCGACGCGCCCCTCCAGAACGGCCGCACGCTCTCGGCGCGCCTGGTCGTGGGCGCCGGAGCGTACATCTGCGGCGAGGAGACGGCGCTTCTCGAGTCGATCGAGGGCAAGCGGGGCGAGCCGCGGTTGAAGCCCCCCTTCCCCGCGCAGTTCGGGCTCTTTGGCAAGCCCACGCTCATCAACAACGTGGAGACGCTCTGGTGGGTGCCCGAGGCGCTTGGCGATCCCGAGACGTGGAAGCGCTCCGGCACGACCGCGCCGGGACGCAAGCTGTACAGCGTCTCGGGCGACGTCGCGCGCCCCGGCGTCTACGAGCTTCCGCTCGGGACGAGCCTTCGCGAAATCGTTGCTGCCGCAGGGGGCATGGAGGGCGACCGCGCGCTCAAGGCTTTCTTCCCGGGAGGCATCTCCGCGGGCCTCCTGCCCGCCTCGCAGCAGGACGTTCCCATGGATTTCGACGCGCTTGCCAAGGCCGGCAGCATGCTGGGATCAGGCGGCGTGGTCGTGCTCGACGAGCGCCGTTGCGTCGTGGACGTGGCCGAGAATTGCCTCTCGTTCTTCGCGCACGAGTCCTGCGGCAAGTGCACGCCCTGCCGCGTGGGCACCGAGAAGATGCTGCACGCCGTCCGCGAGATCCGTGCCGGCAAAGCCTCGCCCCCGACGTACTCCCTGATGGAGGCGCTCTCCCGGACCATGGCGGGGGCCTCGATCTGCGGCCTGGGCCAGACCGCCTTCCTCCCGTTCACGTCGGGCCTGCGGTACTTCCGCCAGGAATACGACGAGCACCTCGGGGGCCGTTGCCCCACGGGAGCGTGCCGGCCGTGA